The DNA segment ACCCTCAACAGTTATATCCCCGCCACCGCACGTAAATGTCGCCACACCGCCATCGCCACCGGTACCGCCCACACCGCCATCGCCACCGGTGCCACCATTGCCACCATCGCCGCCCTTGCCGCCGGAGCCTCCGGGACCTATTGGATCGCCTGTTGTGGAACCTGTGCCGCCATCGCCGCCACCGCCGCCATCGCCGCCCACGCCTGGCGATCCGCCGTCGCCACCTGTGCCGCCATCGCCGCCCACGCCACCTACAATATCCAGATCTCCATTTATAATTATATCCCCAATACCGCCATTAAAGATCGCGTCAAGACCCGTGGTGCCGGTGCTACCGGTGCTTCCGGTAGCTCCTTTATTACCATTGGCGCCTGCTATGCCATCAGCGCCTCCTTGTCCTGTATAAGCTTCGCCGTTACCACCCCTACCTCCGGTACCGCCAGTATCGCCAACGCTACCGGTACCACCCATGCCGCCTGTTTCGCCATCGGTACCTCTCACGGCGAGACCGCCTACCGTAAGCGTTTGGCTTCCCGCGTTAAATGTAGCGCCGCCATTTATCGTCATGTTGCCGCTAACCGTTATTGTGGATGTACCACTCGCGGAATCGGCTGTAAATGTACCTCCAGACTGCGCCCAACCGCCAGAACTTACGTCAATTGTAATATTATCGGCTATATCCGATCGCGTTATCGTTGATAAATAATTGCTTGCAATAGTTACTCCATATATGCTAATGCTTCCATCTATTATGCATGAACCTGAGTTTCCATCAAAGATCACCATATCATCAGATGTCGGCAAAAAGTCCGCGCTGGTAGCCCCACCCGACGAATCGGACCAGTGGTTCGCCGCATCCGACCAGTCACCACTACCTACCCAGTAACGATCGGCATCCCATCCTGAAGCATTAGTTTTTATGACAGTGCCGGATTTTACCTGGATAGGCGTTGCAGGGCCTGTAGCGATAGAGTCGTAGACTTTAACATAGGCGAGATACGCGTTGCCCTGAGCGTCACTTACGGCGTTAATGTATATGGTGAATTCGTTGCCTTCCCCTGGAACGGAGGACTGCAGAGTAATGTAGGCGTCGGAGGTGCCTTCTATGGTAAGGGTGCCTGTTATGGTATAGGTGTGTCCTGATTCAAAGGTTATGACTTTGCCTGGGACTATGCATGTAAGGTTGGAGAATGTGATATCGCCATAGAGGTTTATAGGATCTGCCCCTATGAGATTGATGGAGTTCGCGATTAAATTAAGTATTGCGTCTTTATTGTAGAGAATTGAGCCGAAGCCGCCCTCGGGCGGGCCTCTTAAGAGTATAGATGTGCCTATGCCTGTGGATTCGAGTATATCGAAGTCGCCTGTAGTCTTTCGTATGTTAAGGGTGTCGGCGTCTATTTTAAGGGGCTTATCGTATGTGCCGAACTGGTTTGCTATTAAAGTAAGAGTGGGAGCTGTAAGTATAACTGCTGAACTCGTATCTATAAGGCCGTCAGATTTCAAGGTGACGTTACTTGTTGTAAGGTATGAGACGTTTAAGCCTGTACCTTCTATCGTGATCAAGGTATCGTTAATAGTAAGTGTTTCGATGTAGAGAGTGGGGCCTGTTTTGTATATTTCCACATTGGGCGATAGGGCGGTGATATTTTCCAACGTCTCCCCTGTTAAGCTTATAAGAGTAGGCGAAGAATCACTGCCAATATAAATATTGTCCGCTGTCATCGCGGCGGTTACATTAACAGACATGTCCGAATCTATCTCGATATCACCTTCCGAGGTAAGTGTGCCCGCTATGGTAACATTAGAGCCTTCAGCAACTATCTTTATCTTGCCGTTCTCACTTACAAGTCTCGTAGCTCTTATGATACCGGTGTTATTGACAGCGTTCTCGAATATACCCTGGGCGGTCTTGGCTGTCAGGAACACCTGATGAGCTTCGAGAGTTCCGGAATTAGCGATAGCGTCTTTTACGGTAGAGCCATCGGCATTTACCACACTGCCGGATGTAGCCTCGGTTACTTCGACATTGATGAAACCTTTCGCATCGAATGTAACGACCGTCTTATCTCCTGAGGCCAAATGTATCGTACCCGCTGTCGCTACTATGATGCCTCTATTCTCAACAGCGGATGCGATTAAAGCGATGTTGGTTCCCCGGATAGTGCCCTCATTGAGTATCCTGGCATAGTCCGCACCCTGGTCTCGCAAGAGCGCGTAGTTGCCATTTATGAAATTGGTATTGGATACGTCGAGAGTGGACATCACGAGGTTATTGGCGTTTATGTTGGCGGTGCTGGTTACGTTGATGCCATTGGAGTTGACGAGCATTAAGAACTGTATGTATGAATTAAAATTGCCTGATATCGTGGTGGCTTCAGAGCCTGTTACTCTGAACAATGCCGATGCTGAATCGGCCTGTGATACTACGTTTACGGTGGTATTCTGCGGCACGTTGAATGTAGTA comes from the Candidatus Omnitrophota bacterium genome and includes:
- a CDS encoding filamentous hemagglutinin N-terminal domain-containing protein, with product MKTLTRILLFAAFIMLSATSVFADGTNMTVVSGDVQVSTDSATNTTTYTVANNSIAEFTTFNVPQNTTVNVVSQADSASALFRVTGSEATTISGNFNSYIQFLMLVNSNGINVTSTANINANNLVMSTLDVSNTNFINGNYALLRDQGADYARILNEGTIRGTNIALIASAVENRGIIVATAGTIHLASGDKTVVTFDAKGFINVEVTEATSGSVVNADGSTVKDAIANSGTLEAHQVFLTAKTAQGIFENAVNNTGIIRATRLVSENGKIKIVAEGSNVTIAGTLTSEGDIEIDSDMSVNVTAAMTADNIYIGSDSSPTLISLTGETLENITALSPNVEIYKTGPTLYIETLTINDTLITIEGTGLNVSYLTTSNVTLKSDGLIDTSSAVILTAPTLTLIANQFGTYDKPLKIDADTLNIRKTTGDFDILESTGIGTSILLRGPPEGGFGSILYNKDAILNLIANSINLIGADPINLYGDITFSNLTCIVPGKVITFESGHTYTITGTLTIEGTSDAYITLQSSVPGEGNEFTIYINAVSDAQGNAYLAYVKVYDSIATGPATPIQVKSGTVIKTNASGWDADRYWVGSGDWSDAANHWSDSSGGATSADFLPTSDDMVIFDGNSGSCIIDGSISIYGVTIASNYLSTITRSDIADNITIDVSSGGWAQSGGTFTADSASGTSTITVSGNMTINGGATFNAGSQTLTVGGLAVRGTDGETGGMGGTGSVGDTGGTGGRGGNGEAYTGQGGADGIAGANGNKGATGSTGSTGTTGLDAIFNGGIGDIIINGDLDIVGGVGGDGGTGGDGGSPGVGGDGGGGGDGGTGSTTGDPIGPGGSGGKGGDGGNGGTGGDGGVGGTGGDGGVATFTCGGGDITVEGNITVSDGSGGNTGGAGNPGTGVGGDGATGGDGGAGGGDWGGPGGIGGIGGTGSTEVGAGGNGGTAGTGGSSSFTATSTTINAKSCFSSSGAFTNISGTVIIGGGAGFNYINMSATSSFNNLTLLADATCYTDIIINGTLTVPANLKFSTIYTVTGNGGSNALLVSGTITVGKTTFTGAYSGFETITLNPGSTVSYVTDADAIIDSSFTYYNLKIGEYILLSGRVYTLDGNTTVTNLCTINSLTLNVATLSLDGHTLILSGSGTPLIVGSRGRIDTTTGTISYQGSSATNVAATNYYNLDVNHTATTFTLAGAANVYGDFSVSAGTFDPNGSTLTGSGTSALDVTGTLKVDAATFAGNYIGFASPTLNAGSTVEYSGATAQAIDNTLTYVNLALSGVDTKTLAGDTTITGDLTIGSGSTLASGNYDITLSGSWYNNSGTFTYGTGEVEFVGTGDANITGDNTFYDFTCEVAGKSLIFEADKLQDIKGILTLKGTSTSKLIFKSSTTGTTNTQWKINPEGAVVTQYLDGYDSNNLGATIYDPTSLFTRCTNWMGTARPVPAPSGNTNTPQINNAIFFFNPTSSMMITSAMGGGMMMGPGGVMLSAPAYSNISIPTANMQLVQSQMAQSAKLLEKSGSGSYKLSIFSTPVEMPELKPKNVHEPASRDPEPSRQDGFENATVKVSLDSENAAKILLPGNNPLPLRAVGLPSGAEKPADKKSINNKK